Part of the Cryptosporangium arvum DSM 44712 genome, TGGTTCACCGTGACGCCGCACATGTCGTCGTCGGGAACGTCGGAGAGCAGCGGACGCAGCATCAGGTAGGCCATCGCCGACGGGATCGGCACGGTGTGCAGCACGCCCTGGTCGTGCGCCATGTCGGAGAGGGCCGTCCAGCCCTGGAACGTGCGGAACACCGAGCACATCGTGGAGCCCGGGTACTGCGGGCCGGCGGTGCGGTACGCGGCGTCCCACGGGTCGTACTCCTCGACCGAACCGTCGAACAGGTGCCGGAACGCCTGCTGGTAGGCCCGGGTCATCCACAGGTCGAGCGTTCCGGGGTCGAGGTGCGTGCCTAGCCCGCCGGAGGTGGCGCCCGGCGGGCGGCGGCGGATCCGGTCGGGGTAGAGGGAGTCACGCTCCGGGTCGAACCACTGCGTGCCCTCGGACTCGTGCTTCCACTGGCTGTTCAGGAATTTCTGGACGTTCTGCATGCGGACGCTCTGACGCGCCTGCATCTGAGCCGGTGACCAGTAGATCGGGTAGATCTCGGGCTTCGAGCCGACGCTGCCGAAAAAGTCGTCGCCGGGGCCGCGGTAGTTCTCGAAGAACTGGTTGCTCTCCACGTAGTCGACGATGCTCCGGTCCCAGGCGAGGGCCTGTTCGCGGGGGAAGTGGCCGCGGACGACCAGGCAGCCGCGACGGCGGAGCTTCGCCAGCTCCGCCGCGGTGACCGTGCCGGCTTCGATGTCGGCGTAGTCGATCACCGGCCAGATCGTCTCGCCGCGTTCCTTGGCCGCCGTGATGTCGTCGACCTCGGCTCGCACCTGCTTCTCGACGACGGCGAAGACCTCGTCGACCGAGCGGCCGGACGCGGCGATCCGCGCGCGGAGCGCGGCTTTGACCTGGCGGGTGGCGGCGGCGAGATCGGTCGGCTGTTCTTCCCAGTGCGGCAGGGCCATGGCCGGGCTCCTTCTAGATAAGACTCCTTACTTGTATTAGACGGGTTGACCGAGTTCTAGGCAAGGGCCTTGCCTAGAATCGTCCCCGTGGATCCGATGGAGCTCGTACGTTCGGCAACCGACGAGCACGTGCTGCGGGCGCTCATGCGGCGCCGTCGGCTGACGCGCGCGGAGCTGGCGATCGAGGCGGGGATCTCGAAGCCCACCGCCGGGGAGAGCGTTCGGCGGTTGGTCCTCGCCGGGTTGATCGTGGACACCGGCGAGCGCACTCCCGGCGGCCGCGGGCGCGGGCGGGTGGGGACGTACTACGCGCTGGCCGGCGGAGTGGGCACCGCGCTGGCGGTGAGCATCGCCCCCGAGGGGGTGGTGGCCGAGCGCGTCGACGCCTACGGGGACGTGGTGGCGCGGGCCGAGCACGAGGTTGCCCGCCCGGCCCGCCCAGAATCAGTAGCCAGCGCCCTCCACCACGCCGTCACCCGCGCGATCA contains:
- a CDS encoding DUF1479 domain-containing protein: MALPHWEEQPTDLAAATRQVKAALRARIAASGRSVDEVFAVVEKQVRAEVDDITAAKERGETIWPVIDYADIEAGTVTAAELAKLRRRGCLVVRGHFPREQALAWDRSIVDYVESNQFFENYRGPGDDFFGSVGSKPEIYPIYWSPAQMQARQSVRMQNVQKFLNSQWKHESEGTQWFDPERDSLYPDRIRRRPPGATSGGLGTHLDPGTLDLWMTRAYQQAFRHLFDGSVEEYDPWDAAYRTAGPQYPGSTMCSVFRTFQGWTALSDMAHDQGVLHTVPIPSAMAYLMLRPLLSDVPDDDMCGVTVNQVFPASEKWHPLLIEALSGIPDVGAGDSVWWHCDMIHSVAPVENQQGWGNVMYIPAAPWCPRNEQYAAQVRDAFLTGSSPSDFPEEHYEQSWSNRFQADDLSDIGRRGLGLAVTPG